The following are from one region of the Cloacibacterium normanense genome:
- a CDS encoding TonB-dependent receptor plug domain-containing protein has protein sequence MKKLLFFLALSFAQMSFAQENNLEKIISNNSQNVKIRDNNNFQNVLYVIDGMPTFSDCSAINVQNIESINVIKGERATGLYGYRAKNGVLIFTTKPNTQFLNFRNIVKEFKISKADQFLPIVLNKHFVDEKDYLLLDKSAIISVKILEEQPFVEPVLLPRGKAIYIEAMETK, from the coding sequence ATGAAAAAATTATTATTTTTCCTTGCTTTGTCTTTTGCTCAAATGAGTTTTGCTCAAGAAAATAACCTTGAAAAAATTATTTCTAACAACTCTCAGAATGTAAAAATACGGGATAACAATAACTTCCAAAATGTACTTTATGTAATTGACGGAATGCCAACTTTTTCTGATTGCTCTGCTATTAATGTTCAAAACATTGAAAGTATTAATGTTATAAAAGGAGAAAGAGCAACGGGATTATATGGTTATAGAGCAAAAAATGGAGTTTTAATCTTTACAACTAAACCAAATACTCAATTTCTAAATTTTAGAAATATTGTTAAAGAATTTAAAATTTCAAAAGCAGACCAATTCTTGCCAATTGTGCTCAACAAACATTTTGTAGATGAAAAAGATTATCTCCTTTTGGATAAATCTGCCATCATTTCTGTGAAAATTTTAGAAGAACAACCATTTGTAGAACCTGTTCTTTTGCCAAGAGGAAAAGCGATTTATATTGAAGCAATGGAAACAAAATAG
- the uvrC gene encoding excinuclease ABC subunit UvrC, with the protein MNSNLELQLKTLPSEPGVYRYYDKNGQLLYVGKAKNLKKRVLSYFNKNQNGYRTRIMVSKIVRLETTVVNSEYDALLLENNLIKEHQPFYNVMLKDDKTYPWICIKNENFPRVFLTRTIIKDGSEYYGPYAKVRPAKILLETIKNLYKIRSCSLDLAPQKIEDGKYKVCLEYHIKNCKGPCEGLESLESYDEKIDAIRGIIKGDFRKARKYLEDEMFRFAANLEFEAAQNVKERLDILEDYQARNTVVNPNIDDVDVFGMTSDETAAYVNFFKIRNGNIVQSFTTEIKKMLEETDEEILEEALIEIRQKFASESKEILLPFHLNIEIPNIKLIVPKVGDKKRIVELSEKNAKEYRLEKLKQVQIVDPERHTNRIMAEMQKLLRMPVEPRHIEGFDNSNIQGSNPVSACVVFKDGKPSKSDYRIFHVKTVEGPNDFATMEEVIYRRYKRMLDEGENLPQLILIDGGKGQLSSAVKSLKLLGLYGKITIVGIAKRLEEIFFPEDPIPLYLDKKSETLKILQRVRDEAHRFGVKHHRTRRTNNTIKSELEEIPGVGEKTIELLLKKLKSVKRVKEANLETLEEILGKQKGKVVWEFFNS; encoded by the coding sequence ATGAATTCTAACCTCGAACTTCAACTCAAAACACTTCCTTCAGAACCCGGAGTTTACCGTTATTACGATAAAAACGGACAACTTTTGTATGTAGGGAAAGCCAAAAATTTGAAGAAAAGAGTGCTTTCTTATTTCAATAAAAATCAAAACGGTTACAGAACCAGAATTATGGTTTCTAAAATCGTACGATTAGAAACGACCGTTGTAAACTCTGAATATGACGCGCTTTTATTAGAAAATAATCTGATAAAAGAACATCAGCCATTTTACAATGTCATGTTGAAAGACGACAAAACCTACCCGTGGATTTGTATTAAAAACGAAAATTTCCCACGTGTTTTTTTGACCAGAACCATCATTAAAGATGGAAGTGAATATTACGGACCTTACGCCAAAGTTCGTCCTGCTAAAATCTTATTGGAAACGATTAAAAATTTGTATAAAATTCGTTCTTGCAGTCTTGATTTGGCTCCCCAAAAAATTGAAGATGGAAAATATAAAGTTTGCTTAGAATATCACATCAAAAATTGCAAAGGTCCTTGTGAAGGCTTAGAAAGTCTGGAAAGTTATGATGAAAAAATAGACGCCATCCGTGGAATTATCAAAGGAGATTTCCGAAAAGCAAGGAAATATTTAGAAGACGAAATGTTTCGTTTTGCTGCCAATTTAGAGTTTGAAGCAGCACAAAATGTAAAAGAAAGATTAGATATTTTAGAAGATTACCAGGCGAGAAATACGGTTGTAAATCCAAATATAGATGATGTAGATGTTTTCGGAATGACGAGTGATGAAACCGCAGCTTATGTGAATTTCTTTAAAATCAGAAACGGAAATATTGTGCAAAGTTTCACTACAGAAATCAAAAAAATGCTGGAGGAAACCGATGAAGAAATTTTGGAAGAAGCACTCATAGAAATCCGACAAAAATTTGCTTCGGAATCCAAAGAAATTTTGCTTCCTTTTCATTTGAATATAGAAATTCCGAATATAAAACTCATCGTTCCAAAAGTGGGTGATAAGAAACGAATTGTAGAACTTTCTGAAAAAAACGCCAAAGAATACAGACTCGAAAAACTGAAACAAGTTCAAATTGTAGATCCAGAAAGACACACCAACAGAATTATGGCAGAAATGCAAAAACTGCTCAGAATGCCAGTAGAACCTAGACATATTGAAGGATTTGACAATTCTAATATTCAAGGAAGTAATCCTGTTTCGGCTTGTGTCGTTTTCAAAGATGGAAAACCTAGTAAATCTGATTACAGAATTTTCCACGTAAAAACAGTGGAAGGTCCAAATGATTTTGCCACGATGGAAGAAGTGATTTACAGACGTTACAAGAGAATGCTCGATGAAGGTGAAAATCTCCCACAATTGATTTTGATTGACGGTGGAAAAGGTCAACTTTCTTCTGCGGTGAAAAGCTTGAAATTACTGGGATTGTACGGAAAAATTACGATTGTGGGAATTGCAAAACGTTTGGAGGAAATTTTCTTTCCAGAAGATCCAATTCCGTTGTATTTGGATAAAAAATCTGAAACTTTGAAAATTCTGCAAAGAGTAAGAGACGAGGCGCACCGTTTTGGTGTTAAACATCACAGAACTCGCAGAACCAACAATACCATAAAATCTGAGTTGGAAGAAATCCCTGGAGTGGGCGAAAAAACCATAGAATTGCTTCTGAAAAAACTAAAATCTGTAAAACGGGTAAAAGAAGCCAACCTAGAAACTTTGGAAGAAATTCTTGGGAAACAGAAAGGGAAAGTAGTTTGGGAGTTTTTTAATTCTTAA
- a CDS encoding putative type IX sorting system protein PorV2 has translation MKKYLLLLTFLSVIGNAQIVRKYSNEFLNIGAGARGLAMGGAVISNQNDVYAPMWNPAGLTEVESDWQGAAMHAEYFESIAKYDYISFTKALDSKDGVLGISIVRLGVDNILNTTQMIDSEGNIDYDKISKFSTSDYAGIISYAFRPGGNQKLSVGINAKIVYRNIGKFANGFGFGFDVGTIYRADSGYQFGAMLRDATTTVNFWSINQKELSAVVNGEEFNPAPKDKMEITMPKLNLGVSKNFEINRDLELLPEAGLNVDFAKTAAVISTDFASISPYLGAELSFQKMIFVRAGLNRFQTVTDIEDLKRKVSMQPSAGIGIKYKGLTLDYAITNTGIGGSNYFSNFFSLKLDMRDFRY, from the coding sequence ATGAAAAAATATTTACTTCTTTTAACCTTTTTGTCAGTTATTGGCAACGCACAAATCGTAAGAAAATATTCTAACGAATTTCTCAATATTGGAGCTGGCGCCAGAGGTTTAGCAATGGGAGGCGCTGTGATTTCTAATCAGAATGATGTCTATGCTCCGATGTGGAATCCAGCTGGTTTAACCGAAGTAGAAAGTGATTGGCAAGGCGCAGCAATGCACGCAGAATATTTCGAATCTATTGCGAAATACGATTATATTTCTTTTACCAAAGCGCTCGATTCTAAAGATGGCGTTTTGGGAATTTCTATTGTGAGATTGGGTGTGGATAATATTTTGAACACTACTCAGATGATAGACTCTGAAGGAAATATTGATTATGATAAAATTTCTAAATTTTCCACTTCAGATTACGCGGGAATTATTTCTTATGCTTTTCGTCCTGGTGGAAACCAAAAATTAAGCGTGGGAATTAATGCCAAAATCGTTTATCGAAATATTGGGAAATTTGCCAATGGTTTTGGTTTTGGGTTTGATGTAGGAACGATTTATCGTGCAGATTCTGGTTACCAATTTGGAGCTATGCTGAGAGATGCCACTACTACGGTTAATTTTTGGAGCATCAACCAAAAAGAATTGTCAGCAGTAGTAAACGGAGAAGAATTCAATCCCGCTCCGAAAGATAAAATGGAAATTACCATGCCTAAACTGAATCTAGGCGTTTCTAAAAATTTTGAAATCAACAGAGATTTAGAATTATTGCCAGAAGCTGGTCTTAATGTAGATTTTGCCAAAACCGCCGCAGTCATTTCTACCGATTTTGCAAGTATTTCGCCTTATTTGGGTGCGGAACTCAGTTTCCAGAAAATGATTTTTGTAAGAGCTGGTCTCAATAGATTTCAAACCGTGACCGATATAGAAGACCTAAAACGCAAAGTTTCTATGCAACCAAGCGCTGGAATTGGTATCAAATACAAGGGACTTACGCTAGATTACGCCATCACCAATACTGGAATTGGCGGCAGCAATTATTTCTCGAATTTCTTTTCTCTGAAATTGGATATGAGGGATTTTAGATATTAG
- a CDS encoding DMT family transporter — protein sequence MYKTSTFRLHLIVFLWGFTAILGKLIHANAEVLVFYRMLFASFFLYLFIRIIKKDSIKVSKKLLLKLVGIGSLMAFHWLFFFSSIKVSNVSIALSCLGTSTLFAALLEPLIFKRKIDVSEIVMGIVIVICISLIFKVEFQYKLGIIYGLICALLGTIFSVFNGKLYGKTSSGNIIFYEIFGGFLVISLYYVFSGQISQIGEISYRDLALLTLLASVFTAYPMFESVNLMKYISPFTLILTVNLEPIYGIILAFFIFGESEKMSAVFYGASLVMILAIVINGVIKARKKSKEIAIENTQE from the coding sequence ATGTATAAAACTTCTACTTTTAGGCTTCATTTGATTGTTTTTTTATGGGGATTTACTGCTATTTTGGGAAAACTGATTCATGCGAATGCAGAAGTTTTGGTTTTTTACAGAATGCTTTTTGCATCGTTTTTTCTCTATTTATTCATTAGGATTATCAAAAAAGACAGCATAAAAGTTTCTAAGAAATTGCTCTTAAAATTAGTAGGAATAGGAAGTTTAATGGCATTTCACTGGTTGTTTTTCTTCAGTTCTATTAAGGTTTCTAATGTATCTATTGCGCTGAGTTGTCTGGGAACATCTACCTTGTTTGCCGCACTACTAGAACCTCTTATTTTTAAAAGAAAAATAGACGTATCGGAGATTGTGATGGGAATAGTAATTGTGATTTGTATTTCCTTAATTTTCAAAGTAGAATTTCAATATAAACTAGGGATTATTTACGGTTTAATTTGCGCTTTACTTGGAACGATTTTTTCAGTTTTTAACGGAAAATTATATGGCAAAACATCATCTGGGAATATTATTTTCTATGAAATTTTCGGAGGTTTTCTGGTGATTAGTTTGTATTACGTTTTTTCTGGTCAAATTTCACAAATTGGCGAAATAAGTTACCGTGATTTAGCGTTATTAACTTTATTGGCGAGTGTTTTTACAGCATATCCTATGTTTGAGTCAGTGAATCTGATGAAGTATATTTCACCGTTTACCTTGATTCTTACAGTAAATTTAGAGCCTATTTATGGAATTATATTGGCTTTTTTTATCTTTGGAGAATCAGAAAAAATGAGTGCTGTTTTTTATGGAGCTTCTTTGGTCATGATTTTGGCAATTGTTATTAACGGAGTCATTAAAGCCAGAAAAAAATCCAAAGAAATAGCAATAGAAAACACTCAAGAGTGA
- a CDS encoding acyl-CoA carboxylase subunit beta: MDLQFNKNEDTNKLRLSEINQLYAKIKKGGGEKALQKQHEQGKLTARERIAYLLDNDDEAIEIAAFAGHEMYEEHGGCPSAGVVVKIGKISGKQCIVVANDATVKAGAWFPITGKKNLRAQEIAMENRLPIIYLVDSAGVYLPMQDEIFPDKEHFGRIFRNNAKMSAMGIIQISAIMGSCVAGGAYLPIMSDEAMIVDKTGSIFLAGSYLVKAAIGENIDNETLGGATTHCEISGVTDYKAKDDKDALDRIKNIMKSIGDFEKAGFDRIQSFPPKENPEEIFGIIPASRAEQYDTYEIIKRLVDQSEFEEYKPDYGKTIICATARIDGWSVGIVANQRKMVKSGKGEMQFGGVIYSDSADKATRFIANCNQRKIPLVFLQDVTGFMVGSKSEHGGIIKDGAKLVNAVANSIVPKFTIITGNSFGAGNYAMCGKAYDPRLIVSWPWAELAVMGGSQAAKVLVQIQESTLKKQGKEITTEEHNKLVEKITQNYTKQTKVEYSAARIWVDAIINPLDTRKWISTGIEAANHSPITDKFNLGVIQV; this comes from the coding sequence ATGGACTTACAATTCAATAAAAACGAAGACACTAATAAACTCAGGCTTTCAGAAATTAATCAACTCTACGCCAAAATCAAAAAAGGTGGCGGAGAAAAAGCTTTACAAAAACAGCACGAACAAGGTAAACTCACCGCTAGAGAACGTATCGCTTATCTGCTTGATAATGATGATGAAGCGATAGAAATAGCGGCTTTTGCAGGCCACGAAATGTATGAAGAACATGGTGGTTGTCCAAGTGCTGGAGTAGTTGTAAAAATTGGTAAAATTTCAGGTAAACAATGCATCGTTGTAGCCAATGATGCTACCGTAAAAGCAGGAGCTTGGTTCCCAATTACAGGAAAGAAAAACCTTAGAGCGCAAGAAATCGCCATGGAAAACAGACTGCCAATCATCTATTTGGTAGATTCTGCTGGTGTTTATCTTCCTATGCAAGACGAAATTTTTCCAGACAAGGAACATTTTGGTAGAATTTTTAGAAATAATGCAAAAATGTCTGCTATGGGAATCATCCAAATTTCTGCTATTATGGGAAGTTGTGTTGCAGGTGGTGCTTACCTTCCAATTATGAGTGACGAAGCCATGATTGTAGATAAAACAGGTTCTATTTTCTTAGCTGGAAGTTACTTGGTAAAAGCTGCAATTGGTGAAAATATTGACAATGAAACTTTAGGCGGAGCAACTACACATTGTGAAATTTCTGGAGTTACAGATTACAAAGCCAAAGATGATAAAGACGCTTTAGACAGAATTAAAAACATTATGAAATCCATTGGTGATTTCGAAAAAGCGGGATTTGATAGGATACAAAGTTTTCCTCCAAAAGAAAATCCCGAAGAAATTTTTGGTATTATCCCCGCTTCTAGGGCAGAACAATATGACACTTATGAAATTATTAAAAGACTTGTAGATCAATCAGAATTCGAAGAATACAAACCAGATTATGGCAAAACCATCATTTGTGCTACAGCAAGAATTGATGGTTGGTCCGTAGGAATTGTAGCCAATCAAAGAAAAATGGTGAAATCAGGGAAAGGTGAAATGCAATTTGGAGGTGTTATTTATTCAGATTCTGCAGATAAAGCTACTAGATTTATAGCCAATTGTAATCAAAGAAAAATTCCTTTGGTTTTCTTACAAGACGTCACTGGATTTATGGTAGGTTCTAAATCAGAACATGGAGGAATCATCAAAGACGGTGCAAAATTGGTAAATGCAGTTGCCAACTCCATAGTTCCAAAATTTACAATTATTACAGGAAATTCCTTCGGAGCTGGGAACTATGCCATGTGCGGAAAAGCTTATGACCCAAGATTAATTGTTTCTTGGCCTTGGGCAGAATTAGCCGTTATGGGAGGTTCCCAAGCAGCAAAAGTTTTGGTTCAAATTCAAGAATCTACGCTCAAAAAACAAGGAAAGGAAATTACAACAGAAGAGCATAATAAACTTGTAGAGAAAATCACTCAGAACTACACCAAACAAACTAAAGTAGAATATTCGGCAGCTAGGATATGGGTTGATGCTATTATCAATCCTTTAGACACCAGAAAATGGATTTCTACAGGAATAGAAGCTGCAAATCACTCTCCAATTACAGACAAGTTTAATTTGGGAGTAATTCAAGTATAA
- the rfbD gene encoding dTDP-4-dehydrorhamnose reductase: MKKILVTGANGQLGQCLQKISSQFEEFEFIFTDSETLDITNKEEVNDFFWQNAPDFCINAAAYTAVDLAETDIEKAFLVNADGTENLAEACAENNAQFIHVSTDYVFDGENNLAYTEEDFTNPLGVYGASKLAGDELALEVNPCSVILRTSWVYSEFGKNFVKTMLNLFATKDELNIVADQFGQPTNANDLAEAIMKIIKSEKITPGIFNFSNLGRISWFDFAEKIAELSEAKIKLNAIETSQYPTPAKRPKNSVLDLDKISKTYGIQLKPWEESLEGCVQILQNN, from the coding sequence ATGAAAAAAATTTTAGTTACTGGAGCAAACGGACAATTAGGACAATGTCTTCAGAAAATTTCTTCTCAATTTGAAGAATTCGAATTTATTTTTACAGATTCAGAAACATTAGATATTACCAATAAAGAAGAAGTAAATGATTTCTTTTGGCAAAATGCTCCTGATTTTTGTATTAATGCTGCGGCTTACACTGCGGTAGATTTAGCAGAGACAGATATAGAAAAAGCTTTTTTGGTAAATGCAGATGGTACAGAAAACTTGGCAGAAGCATGTGCAGAAAATAATGCGCAGTTTATTCACGTTTCTACAGACTATGTTTTTGATGGCGAAAATAATTTAGCATATACCGAAGAAGACTTTACCAATCCTTTGGGAGTTTATGGTGCGTCTAAATTAGCAGGAGATGAGTTGGCTTTAGAAGTAAATCCTTGTTCGGTTATTCTCAGAACTTCGTGGGTGTATTCAGAATTTGGCAAAAATTTTGTTAAAACCATGTTGAATCTTTTCGCAACCAAAGATGAATTAAATATTGTAGCAGACCAATTTGGTCAACCAACCAATGCCAATGATTTAGCCGAAGCGATTATGAAAATTATAAAATCAGAAAAAATCACACCTGGGATTTTTAATTTTTCTAATTTGGGCAGAATTTCGTGGTTTGACTTTGCGGAAAAAATTGCAGAACTTTCAGAAGCTAAGATTAAATTAAACGCAATCGAGACGTCGCAATATCCTACACCAGCAAAAAGACCGAAAAATAGCGTTCTAGATTTAGACAAAATTTCTAAAACCTATGGTATCCAATTAAAACCTTGGGAAGAAAGTCTAGAAGGCTGCGTTCAAATATTACAAAATAATTAA
- the rfbC gene encoding dTDP-4-dehydrorhamnose 3,5-epimerase: MEIEKTPLLDCFILKPKIWNDNRGYFFENYNKNIFQKLSGKEVDFVQDNLALSHYGAIRGLHMQLPPYAQAKLVYCVQGRILDVAVDVRKDSPTFGQSFAVELTEENRWQLFVPKGFLHGYSVLSETALVGYKCDDFYNKDSECGIHPLDKTVNIDWRIPAEQQLISEKDLNAISFLELPEIIL; encoded by the coding sequence ATGGAGATAGAAAAAACACCTCTTTTAGATTGTTTTATTTTAAAACCGAAAATCTGGAACGATAACCGCGGTTATTTTTTCGAAAATTATAATAAAAATATTTTCCAAAAACTTTCTGGCAAAGAAGTAGATTTTGTTCAAGATAACCTTGCGTTATCACATTACGGAGCAATCAGAGGTTTGCACATGCAGCTACCACCTTATGCACAAGCTAAATTAGTTTATTGTGTACAAGGGAGAATTTTAGATGTTGCAGTAGATGTAAGAAAAGATTCTCCCACTTTTGGTCAATCTTTTGCTGTGGAACTCACCGAAGAAAACAGATGGCAATTATTTGTGCCAAAAGGTTTTTTGCATGGGTATTCTGTACTTTCAGAAACAGCATTAGTTGGATACAAGTGTGATGATTTTTATAATAAAGATTCAGAATGCGGCATTCACCCATTAGATAAAACCGTAAATATTGACTGGAGAATTCCAGCAGAGCAACAATTAATCTCCGAAAAAGATTTAAACGCTATTTCTTTTTTAGAACTTCCTGAAATTATTTTATAA
- a CDS encoding acyl-CoA thioesterase, translated as MEKEVSSVVKIRFSDCDPIGHLNNVKYLEYMLNAREDHVEEFYGFTYEDYFRRTGCTWVAVQNEIAYLKEVKANTKVVISSKTIEMSDRISKVEILMKDENEKEVFAVLWITVIYFNMKTRRSEALPPETKELFSQYLVEIPHQEFKDRVQYFRILNKG; from the coding sequence ATGGAAAAAGAAGTTTCGAGTGTTGTAAAAATTAGATTCAGCGATTGCGACCCAATTGGTCATCTTAATAATGTAAAATATTTGGAGTACATGCTCAACGCTAGAGAAGATCATGTAGAAGAATTTTACGGCTTCACTTACGAAGATTATTTCAGAAGAACAGGTTGTACTTGGGTAGCGGTGCAGAATGAAATTGCCTATTTAAAAGAAGTAAAAGCAAATACCAAAGTTGTAATCAGCAGTAAAACCATCGAAATGTCTGACAGAATTTCTAAAGTGGAAATTCTGATGAAAGATGAAAACGAAAAAGAAGTTTTTGCAGTACTTTGGATAACGGTTATTTATTTCAATATGAAAACAAGAAGATCTGAAGCATTACCTCCAGAAACTAAAGAACTTTTTTCTCAATATTTGGTAGAAATTCCTCATCAAGAGTTCAAAGACAGAGTTCAATATTTCAGAATTTTAAATAAAGGATAA
- a CDS encoding OmpH family outer membrane protein, protein MKKLSVLFAAVMMFMSFGVAKAQKIATVDVAAILNMMPEKIKADEQLKAFSTAKQAELEKLATAFQADVQKYQQEGAKLTAQQREAKEAELGKTQQNLQQMSQTAQKDLLDRQDAAYAPIEKRLNDAITRAAKANGWDFIFDSATNGLIYKAGPDATAAVKKELGI, encoded by the coding sequence ATGAAAAAATTAAGCGTATTATTTGCAGCAGTGATGATGTTTATGTCGTTCGGAGTTGCAAAGGCTCAGAAGATAGCTACAGTAGATGTGGCAGCTATTCTTAACATGATGCCAGAAAAAATAAAGGCTGACGAACAATTAAAAGCTTTCTCTACTGCTAAACAAGCAGAATTAGAAAAACTAGCGACTGCCTTCCAAGCAGATGTTCAGAAATATCAACAAGAAGGAGCTAAACTAACTGCTCAACAAAGAGAAGCTAAAGAAGCTGAATTGGGTAAAACTCAACAAAATCTTCAGCAAATGTCTCAGACTGCTCAAAAAGATTTGTTAGACAGACAAGATGCTGCTTACGCACCAATCGAAAAAAGATTAAACGATGCTATTACCAGAGCTGCTAAAGCAAACGGTTGGGATTTTATCTTTGATTCTGCAACTAATGGATTAATCTACAAAGCTGGTCCAGATGCTACAGCTGCTGTAAAAAAAGAATTAGGAATCTAA
- a CDS encoding OmpH family outer membrane protein: MKNLKVFLIFLIFLTANSVTFAQKIGVVDTNYILSKMPQYTEAQARLEEQIKAWETELQTLQAEYDAKKAAFENEKVLLVGEQLKQREAEVKNLDKKIKKFIAEKFSGEGEINKFRANLAKPFQDQIWNAIKTVTEKNSLGIVLDKSSNMSVIFLDKRYDYTDKVLDQLLKGPSKEDTKSKDAKAKNKK; this comes from the coding sequence ATGAAAAATTTAAAAGTTTTTTTAATATTTTTAATATTTTTAACTGCTAATTCTGTTACATTTGCACAAAAAATAGGAGTGGTAGATACCAATTATATATTGAGTAAAATGCCACAGTATACAGAAGCACAAGCTAGATTAGAAGAACAAATCAAAGCTTGGGAAACAGAATTGCAAACCCTACAAGCAGAATATGATGCGAAAAAAGCCGCTTTTGAAAATGAAAAAGTACTTTTAGTAGGAGAGCAATTAAAACAAAGAGAGGCAGAAGTAAAAAATCTCGATAAAAAAATTAAAAAATTTATTGCTGAAAAATTCAGCGGAGAAGGAGAAATTAATAAATTTAGAGCCAATTTAGCAAAACCTTTTCAAGACCAAATTTGGAATGCCATCAAAACAGTTACAGAAAAAAATAGTTTGGGCATAGTTCTTGATAAAAGTAGTAATATGAGTGTTATTTTTCTTGACAAAAGATATGATTACACCGACAAAGTTTTAGACCAATTACTTAAAGGTCCTTCTAAAGAAGATACAAAAAGTAAAGACGCTAAAGCAAAAAATAAAAAATAG